A single genomic interval of Alteromonas sp. BL110 harbors:
- a CDS encoding pyridine nucleotide transhydrogenase — protein MRKVVLTLALSAAFGIAHAESGDNQLFDCMDAKTFEMNNQCMSDQIGNNIRFRDAQAKLIDIASESQGDYAIATMTFDQENMHIDIVAHKDSLNALAANRN, from the coding sequence ATGCGTAAAGTGGTACTAACATTAGCTCTATCAGCAGCCTTTGGTATTGCGCATGCGGAATCTGGTGACAACCAGCTTTTCGATTGCATGGATGCGAAAACATTCGAAATGAATAACCAATGTATGTCGGATCAAATCGGCAATAACATTCGTTTCCGTGATGCACAAGCAAAGCTGATCGACATTGCAAGCGAAAGTCAGGGTGATTACGCCATTGCAACAATGACATTCGATCAAGAAAATATGCATATCGACATCGTAGCACATAAAGACTCGCTTAATGCGCTTGCTGCGAACCGTAACTAA
- the sthA gene encoding Si-specific NAD(P)(+) transhydrogenase, with the protein MATKQKTKAPSYHYDAIVIGTGPGGEGVAMQLAKAGKKVAVVERYEAVGGGCTHWGTIPSKALRHSVSRLIEYNTSPLFADNHLSKSLTFSDIMSHASGVVKSQTRLRSSFYDRNRVTLFHGEASFVDAHTLEITREDGSKDTVTAAQIAIATGSRPYCPKDIDFNHPRIYNSDTILSLNHDPKSIIIYGAGVIGSEYASIFRGLGVKVDLVNMRDRLLSFLDDEISDALSYHLWNNGVLIRHNETYSSVEATDDSVILNLESGKRMRADCLLFANGRTGNTDTLKLENIGLKADGRGQLKVNESYQTDVDNVFAVGDVIGYPSLASAAYNQGRFAAEAMLGINTHSALVEDIPSGIYTIPEISSVGKTEQELTAAKIPYEVGRAQFKHLARAQIASTQTGSLKILFHRETKEILGIHCFGERASEIVHIGQAIMQQKGEGNTIDYFVNTTFNYPTMAEAYRVAAINGLNRIF; encoded by the coding sequence ATGGCAACGAAGCAAAAAACTAAAGCTCCGTCGTATCATTACGACGCGATAGTTATAGGCACTGGCCCTGGTGGAGAAGGTGTTGCAATGCAGCTTGCCAAGGCCGGTAAAAAAGTGGCAGTGGTAGAGCGATACGAAGCAGTTGGCGGTGGCTGTACTCATTGGGGAACCATTCCGTCTAAAGCGCTTCGTCACTCTGTCAGTCGTCTTATTGAATACAATACGTCTCCCCTGTTTGCCGACAACCACTTAAGTAAGAGCCTTACATTTTCAGACATCATGAGCCATGCTAGCGGTGTAGTGAAAAGCCAAACTCGCCTGCGTTCTTCTTTTTATGATAGAAACCGCGTTACCCTGTTTCATGGCGAAGCCAGCTTTGTCGATGCCCACACTTTGGAAATAACTCGAGAAGATGGCTCGAAGGACACGGTCACAGCAGCACAAATAGCAATAGCGACAGGTTCGCGCCCCTATTGCCCGAAAGATATCGATTTTAATCACCCTCGTATCTATAACTCTGACACCATCTTGTCTTTAAATCACGATCCAAAGTCCATCATAATTTATGGTGCTGGTGTAATTGGGTCTGAATATGCAAGTATTTTTAGAGGCCTAGGGGTGAAAGTCGATCTGGTTAATATGCGAGACCGGCTACTGTCATTCTTAGATGACGAGATCTCTGATGCGCTAAGTTACCACTTGTGGAACAACGGCGTACTTATTCGTCACAACGAAACCTACTCATCTGTAGAAGCTACCGATGATTCAGTGATTTTAAACCTAGAGTCTGGCAAGCGCATGCGGGCTGATTGCTTATTGTTTGCTAATGGGCGTACGGGCAACACAGATACCCTTAAACTCGAGAATATTGGTTTAAAAGCTGATGGTAGAGGCCAACTTAAGGTTAATGAAAGTTATCAAACTGACGTAGATAATGTATTTGCTGTTGGCGACGTGATTGGTTACCCAAGTTTAGCATCTGCAGCATATAACCAAGGTCGTTTTGCCGCTGAGGCCATGCTCGGCATAAATACACATTCAGCGTTGGTAGAAGATATTCCGTCAGGTATCTATACCATTCCAGAAATTAGTTCGGTAGGTAAGACAGAACAAGAACTCACCGCAGCTAAAATACCTTATGAGGTAGGAAGAGCCCAGTTCAAACATTTGGCCAGAGCGCAGATTGCATCAACGCAAACAGGTAGCCTCAAGATTCTCTTTCACCGGGAAACGAAAGAAATATTGGGTATTCACTGCTTTGGTGAACGTGCTTCTGAAATTGTTCATATCGGCCAAGCCATTATGCAGCAAAAAGGTGAAGGCAATACCATAGACTACTTCGTTAATACCACATTTAACTATCCGACTATGGCGGAAGCTTACCGTGTAGCTGCCATCAATGGACTAAATAGAATTTTTTAG
- a CDS encoding acyl-CoA desaturase, which translates to MKKPPLILTNVLVFIISGAIAFIGVPLWVAYQGIDWAEIGTAIFLFYFTGMSITAGYHRLWSHKTYDANIVVRVVLAIGGAMALQNSILHWSSDHRVHHRHVDDNDKDPYSAKKGLWFAHIGWMLREYQSKRYDDYSNCKDLQKDSVVMWQHKYYLPIVLAANFGITGLLGYLNGDVLGMILVAGVLRLVLVHHVTFFINSLAHFWGSQPYTDKNTARDNGVLAFFTFGEGYHNYHHIFEYDYRNGIRWYQFDPTKWLIKGLSYVGLTSNLRKVPEERIEKALAAMQLQRASEKVSLLPNAEEMMHTIQEEYDLLMQRMSEYYATKKRVMRVKKRTLKRSIEGLELAYKYKEMKHAFAVQKEKWVQLQSLSLQMA; encoded by the coding sequence ATGAAAAAACCTCCTCTTATCCTAACGAATGTGCTGGTATTTATAATATCAGGCGCAATTGCATTTATAGGTGTGCCGCTTTGGGTGGCATATCAGGGTATCGATTGGGCAGAAATCGGTACCGCCATATTCCTATTCTATTTCACCGGTATGTCGATTACTGCTGGATATCATCGCTTATGGTCACATAAAACCTACGATGCCAACATTGTAGTTCGTGTCGTATTAGCGATTGGTGGGGCGATGGCCCTGCAAAATAGTATTTTGCACTGGTCGTCAGATCACCGCGTTCACCATCGCCATGTAGATGACAACGACAAAGACCCCTACTCTGCAAAGAAAGGCCTTTGGTTTGCGCACATCGGCTGGATGTTACGCGAGTATCAATCTAAGCGTTACGATGATTACAGCAACTGTAAAGATCTACAAAAAGATAGCGTCGTTATGTGGCAGCACAAATACTACTTGCCCATCGTACTCGCTGCTAACTTTGGTATTACTGGTCTGTTGGGTTATCTAAACGGGGACGTTCTGGGCATGATCTTGGTGGCCGGCGTTTTGCGCTTGGTGCTAGTTCACCACGTAACCTTCTTCATCAACTCACTCGCTCACTTCTGGGGTAGTCAGCCTTATACCGATAAGAATACGGCACGTGATAATGGCGTTTTAGCATTCTTTACTTTTGGTGAGGGTTATCACAACTATCACCATATTTTTGAGTACGACTACCGCAATGGCATTCGTTGGTACCAGTTTGATCCTACTAAATGGCTAATCAAAGGGCTGTCTTATGTAGGTTTAACGTCGAACCTTCGCAAGGTACCTGAAGAACGCATCGAAAAGGCTCTGGCGGCCATGCAGCTTCAAAGAGCAAGTGAAAAAGTATCGTTACTACCGAATGCGGAAGAAATGATGCACACTATTCAAGAAGAGTACGACCTGCTAATGCAGCGGATGAGTGAGTACTACGCAACGAAAAAGCGCGTTATGCGCGTTAAGAAGCGTACATTAAAACGCAGCATTGAAGGGTTAGAGCTTGCTTACAAATATAAAGAGATGAAGCACGCCTTTGCAGTGCAGAAAGAGAAATGGGTCCAGCTGCAAAGCCTGTCACTACAAATGGCGTAG
- the fabR gene encoding HTH-type transcriptional repressor FabR, with translation MSRQEQKLKTRQNIIHAAFSLLDENRSLSAISLREVAREAGIAPTSFYRHFKDMDELGLTLVDEAGLALRQLMRQARRRIASGGGVIHTSVETFMEFIAANTNVFRLLLREHTGTSSAYRLAVFREIQHFIDELTDYIIEQQGVEYACAQLQADAMVRLVFSAGAEALEADEKLRGEIGERVKAQLRFVQVGATQKG, from the coding sequence GTGAGCCGACAAGAACAGAAATTAAAAACTCGCCAAAATATAATCCATGCTGCATTTTCACTACTAGACGAAAACCGCAGCTTATCGGCGATAAGCTTGCGCGAAGTTGCCCGAGAAGCTGGCATTGCTCCTACTTCTTTTTATCGACACTTCAAAGATATGGACGAGTTGGGTTTAACGTTAGTGGATGAAGCGGGTTTAGCGCTTCGTCAGCTTATGCGTCAGGCTAGACGACGCATTGCTTCAGGTGGCGGCGTCATCCATACTTCTGTTGAAACCTTCATGGAGTTCATCGCGGCTAATACAAACGTATTTCGCTTATTATTGCGAGAGCATACCGGCACGTCGTCTGCTTACCGATTAGCTGTATTTAGAGAAATTCAACATTTTATAGATGAACTTACTGACTACATCATCGAGCAGCAAGGCGTGGAATACGCCTGTGCCCAGTTACAAGCCGATGCTATGGTGAGATTGGTATTCAGTGCCGGGGCTGAAGCATTAGAAGCAGATGAAAAACTAAGAGGTGAAATCGGTGAAAGAGTGAAAGCTCAACTTCGCTTTGTCCAAGTAGGTGCGACCCAAAAAGGTTAG
- a CDS encoding DUF1330 domain-containing protein: MYYSVLEVTPTDEAWIPHYVQFAAEIVSRHGGKYLANSANHQTLEGEREEPAIRAIIQWPSKQSALDFMSDQDYLPLLKLRTDGSISSHVIVEGKE; encoded by the coding sequence ATGTATTATTCAGTTTTAGAAGTCACACCTACCGATGAAGCGTGGATCCCTCACTATGTACAATTTGCGGCAGAAATAGTGTCGCGACATGGCGGCAAATATTTAGCGAACAGTGCAAATCATCAGACTTTAGAAGGCGAGAGAGAAGAACCCGCTATTAGGGCTATCATCCAATGGCCTTCAAAGCAAAGTGCGCTAGATTTTATGTCTGATCAGGACTACCTTCCGTTGCTAAAGCTAAGAACTGACGGCTCAATTAGCAGTCATGTCATCGTGGAAGGTAAAGAGTAG
- the trmA gene encoding tRNA (uridine(54)-C5)-methyltransferase TrmA: MTTTEQQRYQDQLDEKVSRLSALLSPFNAPELSVFPSQPTHYRMRAEFRVWHEGDDLFHIMFNQETKEKYRVDSFPPACKAINDAMRLLLEEVKPNETLRKKLFQIDYLSALSGELVISLLYHRQLDEEWEVAARELKATLETHFPKVNILGRARKQKLIIDNDFVIERLPVNGKEFVFKHIENSFTQPNAEVNCKMIEWALDCVKPLSGDLLEMYCGAGNFSLPLALHFDNVVGTEIAKPSVQAAQFNIEQNELSNVKIVRLAAEEFTQAMKGERTFSRLEGIDLSTYNFTTVLVDPPRAGLDEDSLKMIQDYDNIVYISCNPETLAQNLDVLSETHDIAQSALFDQFPFTHHIEAGVLLTRKG; encoded by the coding sequence ATGACCACTACTGAACAACAACGCTATCAAGATCAGTTAGACGAAAAAGTAAGTCGTCTCTCTGCGTTGCTTTCTCCATTCAATGCTCCAGAGCTTTCTGTATTCCCTTCGCAACCAACACACTATCGTATGCGAGCAGAATTTAGAGTATGGCATGAAGGCGATGATTTATTTCACATCATGTTCAACCAAGAAACGAAAGAAAAATATCGTGTGGATAGCTTTCCCCCGGCATGCAAAGCAATAAACGATGCAATGAGATTATTGCTTGAAGAAGTAAAACCAAACGAAACCTTAAGAAAAAAGTTATTTCAAATTGATTACCTTTCCGCACTATCCGGCGAACTTGTCATTAGTCTTTTATACCATCGCCAATTAGATGAAGAATGGGAAGTGGCTGCAAGAGAGTTAAAAGCTACACTTGAGACTCACTTTCCTAAAGTAAACATTCTTGGCCGCGCTAGAAAACAAAAACTCATTATCGATAACGATTTTGTTATTGAGCGTTTACCTGTAAACGGGAAAGAATTCGTCTTCAAGCATATAGAAAACAGTTTTACTCAACCTAACGCTGAAGTGAACTGTAAAATGATTGAATGGGCATTAGATTGCGTAAAACCGCTCTCTGGAGACTTACTGGAAATGTATTGCGGTGCTGGTAATTTTTCACTTCCACTGGCGCTTCACTTCGACAACGTAGTGGGTACTGAAATCGCTAAGCCTTCTGTACAGGCAGCTCAGTTTAATATTGAGCAAAATGAGCTGAGCAATGTAAAAATTGTTAGGTTAGCCGCCGAAGAATTCACACAGGCTATGAAGGGCGAGCGTACATTTAGTCGCTTGGAAGGCATTGATTTGAGCACTTATAATTTCACCACTGTATTGGTCGATCCACCACGAGCAGGGTTAGATGAAGACTCGCTAAAAATGATTCAGGATTACGATAATATCGTATATATATCGTGTAACCCTGAGACTTTGGCGCAGAACCTTGATGTTTTAAGTGAAACTCACGATATCGCACAGTCTGCGCTTTTCGATCAGTTCCCTTTTACACATCACATTGAAGCGGGTGTTCTGCTTACACGCAAGGGATAG